A single genomic interval of Blattabacterium sp. (Nauphoeta cinerea) harbors:
- a CDS encoding ferritin, protein MFSEKIQKELTKQLNRESESSQLYLSMASWVERKGYEGVCEFLYDHSNEERIHMLKLIRYINKRGGNAILSTDSMLIKNITYLSLKELFMKLFEHEKTISKEINLLVETSLQEKDYFTYNFLQWYVKEQIEEESLIKMILDKIELIKEDKGGLYLFDKDMKNFHKNFE, encoded by the coding sequence ATGTTTAGTGAAAAAATACAAAAAGAATTAACAAAACAGTTGAATAGAGAATCAGAATCTTCTCAATTATATTTGTCTATGGCATCTTGGGTTGAGAGGAAAGGTTATGAAGGAGTATGTGAATTTTTATATGATCATTCAAATGAAGAAAGAATTCATATGTTGAAATTGATTAGATATATCAATAAAAGAGGAGGAAATGCTATTTTGAGTACTGACAGTATGTTGATTAAAAATATTACATATTTATCCTTAAAAGAATTATTTATGAAATTATTTGAACATGAAAAAACAATTTCTAAAGAAATAAATCTTTTGGTAGAAACTTCTTTGCAAGAAAAAGATTATTTTACATATAATTTTCTGCAATGGTATGTTAAAGAGCAAATTGAAGAAGAAAGTTTAATTAAAATGATTTTAGATAAAATAGAGTTAATAAAAGAAGATAAAGGGGGGTTATATTTATTTGATAAAGACATGAAAAATTTTCATAAAAATTTTGAATAG
- a CDS encoding outer membrane protein assembly factor BamD, whose amino-acid sequence MNRIIFFVSVLSIAILHKGCSIHTGFFEKKLVLSKDKILFEKGKRYSLLSPNFDLDQTKTKIAIETFNQFIKEYPDSSKVKEVYNLLYKLLNKIEKKDYNIANYYFLIRKYQSSLIYFQDFIKNFPKSYLKEDAMYKICICQHKLSNRKNFLKSYDEYIKNFPYSSNVKKLGILYKKL is encoded by the coding sequence TTGAATAGAATTATTTTTTTTGTATCAGTATTATCAATTGCCATCCTTCATAAAGGATGTTCTATACATACAGGTTTTTTTGAAAAAAAATTAGTTTTATCGAAAGATAAAATTTTGTTTGAAAAAGGAAAACGTTATTCTCTTTTGTCTCCAAATTTCGATTTGGATCAAACAAAAACTAAGATAGCAATTGAAACATTTAATCAGTTTATCAAGGAATATCCTGATAGTTCAAAAGTAAAAGAAGTTTATAATTTACTTTATAAGTTATTAAATAAAATCGAAAAAAAGGATTATAACATTGCTAATTATTATTTTTTGATACGTAAATATCAGTCTTCTTTGATTTACTTTCAAGATTTTATTAAAAATTTTCCAAAAAGCTATTTAAAAGAAGATGCTATGTATAAAATTTGTATATGTCAACATAAACTCAGTAATAGAAAAAATTTTCTAAAATCATACGATGAGTACATAAAAAATTTTCCATATTCTTCTAATGTAAAAAAATTAGGAATTTTATATAAAAAATTATAA
- a CDS encoding RNA-binding protein, with the protein MDNTKLYVGNLSYDMTEQELKNYFESVGEVTHAKIIFDESTSNKKSKGFGFIEMSSEENAKQAIEKLNGTEFMGRNIIVSAARPRAKKDY; encoded by the coding sequence ATGGACAACACGAAATTATACGTAGGAAATTTATCTTACGATATGACAGAACAAGAGTTAAAAAACTATTTCGAATCTGTAGGAGAAGTGACTCACGCCAAAATAATTTTTGATGAATCTACATCAAATAAAAAAAGTAAAGGATTTGGATTTATAGAAATGTCTAGTGAAGAAAATGCTAAACAAGCTATAGAAAAATTAAATGGAACAGAGTTTATGGGTCGAAATATTATTGTATCTGCAGCTAGACCAAGAGCAAAAAAAGATTATTAA
- a CDS encoding nucleoside monophosphate kinase: MSSLHEIHNFYCFMIHIILFGPPGCGKGTQAKIISNKFGFIHLSTGMIFRDHIKRKTNLGKLASYYINKGVLVPDRITTNMLNTEIQKYLKSKGIIYDGYPRTQNQIFSLEKVLKKFCLGKINIIFYFFIPKNMIINRLLKRGKTSNRNDDTDIITVQRRIKEYDQETSLIWKNHKCKNNIVKLNASLSIEKISIFMEKKIMSLLY, encoded by the coding sequence ATGTCTTCTTTACATGAAATTCATAATTTTTATTGTTTTATGATACATATTATATTGTTTGGCCCACCAGGTTGTGGAAAAGGAACTCAAGCTAAAATCATATCAAATAAATTTGGTTTCATACATTTATCTACTGGAATGATATTCAGAGATCATATAAAAAGAAAAACTAATCTAGGGAAATTAGCGAGTTATTATATTAATAAAGGGGTGTTAGTTCCTGATAGAATAACTACAAATATGTTAAACACAGAAATTCAAAAATATTTAAAATCTAAAGGAATTATCTATGATGGATATCCTAGAACTCAAAATCAGATTTTTTCTTTAGAGAAAGTATTAAAAAAATTTTGTTTAGGAAAAATTAATATAATTTTTTATTTTTTTATTCCCAAAAATATGATAATAAATAGATTATTAAAAAGAGGGAAAACAAGTAATCGTAATGATGATACGGATATTATTACAGTTCAAAGGAGAATAAAAGAATATGATCAAGAGACTTCTTTGATATGGAAGAATCATAAATGTAAAAATAATATAGTAAAATTAAACGCTTCTTTATCTATAGAAAAAATTTCTATTTTTATGGAAAAAAAAATTATGAGTTTATTATATTAA
- the fsa gene encoding fructose-6-phosphate aldolase — protein sequence MKFFIDTANLKEIDEARSLGMLDGITTNPSLISKESLFSHKEIYEHYISICKRLKNDENMSAEVISSNYTDMIQEGEKLALLHPKIVVKIPITKNGIKTIKYLSQKKIKTNSTLIFSTGQSILAAKAGATYVSPFVGRLDDVSYNGLNLIQEIKSIYDNYSFETKILAASIRHPLHIVECFKIGVYAITSPLNVIYSLLNHPLTNIGLDKFIKDFHRKINK from the coding sequence ATGAAGTTTTTTATAGATACAGCTAATTTAAAAGAAATTGATGAAGCAAGATCATTAGGAATGTTAGATGGAATTACCACAAATCCATCTTTGATATCAAAAGAATCTCTTTTTAGTCATAAAGAAATTTATGAACATTATATATCTATATGTAAACGTTTGAAAAATGATGAAAATATGAGTGCAGAAGTTATCAGTAGTAACTATACTGATATGATTCAAGAAGGGGAAAAACTGGCTTTATTACACCCCAAAATTGTGGTAAAAATACCTATCACAAAAAATGGAATTAAGACTATTAAATATCTTTCCCAGAAAAAAATTAAAACTAATTCTACTCTTATTTTTTCTACAGGACAATCTATTTTAGCAGCAAAAGCTGGAGCCACTTATGTTTCTCCATTCGTAGGTAGATTAGATGACGTATCTTATAACGGTTTGAATTTAATACAAGAAATCAAAAGTATATATGACAATTATTCCTTTGAAACCAAAATATTAGCAGCTTCTATACGTCATCCTTTACATATCGTAGAATGTTTTAAAATTGGAGTATATGCCATAACTTCTCCTCTGAATGTTATTTATTCTTTGTTGAATCATCCATTAACTAACATAGGATTAGATAAATTTATAAAAGATTTCCATAGAAAAATAAATAAATGA
- a CDS encoding sigma-54-dependent Fis family transcriptional regulator, producing MESVFIQKIKQKFGIIGYDYALHRAIEKAIQVAPTDISVLVLGESGVGKEFIPKIIHQYSCRKHHAYIAVNCGAIPEGTIDSELFGHEKGSFTGAISMRKGYFEGADGGTIFLDEVGELPLTTQVRLLRILESGEFIKVGSSKIQKTNIRVVAATNLNMTESIQKGKFREDLYYRLNTVQINVPPLRFRKKDIKFLFKKFSNDFAEKYNMPPVTLTEESLKYLENYSWPGNIRQLKNLTEQISVVETERVISVEKLKEYIPENIPSISFSNQNVIESSFHDRERDFLYKILFDMKKNLNDLKNIIFQFIKNDSNTRFIEKNQQLLEKVFGKIIHNNRDDSIFQLEDIYKSEDDLDYEEVEEDLSKNELSSFSLEKKEIEFIQKALKKNNGKRRKAAKELGISERTLYRKIKQYGL from the coding sequence ATGGAATCCGTTTTTATCCAAAAAATAAAACAAAAATTTGGAATCATTGGATATGATTATGCTCTACATAGAGCTATAGAAAAAGCGATCCAAGTAGCACCTACCGATATTTCAGTATTAGTTCTTGGTGAAAGTGGAGTCGGAAAAGAATTTATTCCAAAAATTATTCATCAATATTCTTGTAGAAAGCATCATGCTTATATTGCAGTAAATTGTGGGGCTATTCCAGAAGGGACTATTGATAGTGAACTTTTTGGACATGAAAAGGGTTCTTTTACTGGTGCTATAAGTATGCGAAAAGGTTATTTTGAAGGGGCAGATGGGGGGACTATATTTTTAGACGAAGTAGGAGAATTGCCTTTAACTACGCAAGTACGTCTTCTTAGGATATTGGAATCTGGAGAGTTTATAAAAGTAGGATCCTCTAAAATCCAAAAAACTAATATACGTGTGGTTGCTGCCACTAATTTAAATATGACAGAATCTATACAAAAAGGAAAATTTAGAGAAGATTTATATTATCGTCTAAATACAGTACAAATAAATGTTCCTCCTTTACGTTTTCGTAAAAAGGATATTAAATTTTTATTTAAAAAATTTTCCAATGATTTTGCAGAAAAATATAATATGCCTCCAGTGACATTGACTGAAGAATCTTTAAAATATTTGGAGAATTATTCTTGGCCTGGTAATATTAGACAATTAAAAAATCTTACAGAACAAATTTCTGTAGTAGAGACTGAACGTGTAATTTCTGTGGAAAAATTAAAAGAATATATTCCAGAAAATATTCCATCAATATCTTTTTCTAATCAGAATGTAATAGAATCATCTTTTCATGATAGAGAAAGAGATTTTCTTTATAAAATTTTATTTGATATGAAAAAAAATTTAAACGATTTAAAAAATATTATCTTTCAGTTTATTAAAAATGATTCTAATACTAGATTTATTGAAAAAAATCAACAACTTTTAGAAAAAGTTTTTGGAAAAATAATTCATAATAACAGAGATGATTCAATTTTTCAATTGGAAGATATATATAAATCTGAAGACGATTTAGATTATGAAGAAGTAGAAGAAGATTTATCTAAAAATGAACTATCTTCTTTTTCTTTAGAGAAAAAAGAGATAGAATTTATTCAAAAGGCTTTGAAAAAAAATAATGGGAAAAGAAGAAAAGCTGCAAAAGAATTAGGAATTTCAGAAAGAACATTATATAGAAAAATTAAACAATATGGGTTATAA
- the dapA gene encoding 4-hydroxy-tetrahydrodipicolinate synthase, which translates to MKKLYGTGVALVTPFKKDGKIDFNGLEKLVKYVVNNNVDYLVTLGTTAETATLRKEEKWDIVKCIQRANYKQLPLILGLGGNNTENVIKEINSIKNLSDFYAILSVSPYYNNPSQEGIYQHFKSIVNQTEADIILYNVPKRTGSNIMPDTVLRLAYDFKNIIGIKEASGNVLQSYKILENKPQNFSVISGDDFITLPVILGGGEGVISVIAQGFPDEISNMVSLARDNNVKKAFSIFYNIIEIIDLIYEEGNPTGIKTFLDIIGICNSYVRLPLLVGTPSLRKKMLLLLKK; encoded by the coding sequence ATGAAAAAATTATATGGGACAGGTGTAGCGTTAGTTACTCCTTTTAAAAAGGATGGAAAAATTGATTTTAATGGACTTGAAAAGCTTGTGAAATATGTTGTAAATAATAATGTCGATTATTTAGTCACATTGGGTACTACAGCGGAAACAGCTACTTTAAGAAAGGAAGAAAAATGGGATATTGTAAAATGCATTCAAAGGGCCAATTATAAACAACTTCCTTTAATATTGGGATTAGGAGGAAATAATACAGAAAATGTTATAAAAGAAATAAATAGCATAAAAAATTTATCGGATTTTTATGCTATTCTTTCAGTTTCTCCTTATTATAATAATCCTTCTCAGGAAGGGATATATCAACATTTTAAATCAATTGTAAATCAGACAGAAGCAGATATTATTCTTTATAATGTTCCTAAAAGAACAGGTTCTAATATTATGCCGGATACTGTTTTACGTTTAGCCTATGATTTTAAAAATATAATAGGTATAAAGGAAGCTTCTGGAAATGTTTTACAATCTTATAAAATTTTAGAGAATAAACCCCAAAATTTTAGTGTCATTTCAGGAGATGATTTTATAACTTTGCCTGTTATATTAGGAGGAGGAGAAGGGGTAATTTCTGTGATTGCTCAAGGATTTCCTGATGAAATTTCTAATATGGTGTCTCTAGCAAGGGACAACAATGTAAAAAAAGCTTTTTCCATTTTTTATAATATTATTGAAATAATAGATCTTATTTATGAAGAAGGAAATCCTACAGGAATTAAAACTTTTTTAGATATAATAGGAATATGCAATTCATATGTGAGATTACCATTATTAGTGGGCACTCCATCTTTAAGAAAAAAGATGTTACTTTTATTAAAAAAATAA
- the lpdA gene encoding dihydrolipoyl dehydrogenase, translated as MQHFDVIILGSGPGGYVASIRAAQLGMKTAIVEKESIGGICLNWGCIPTKSLLNSAKILQSIKKNGELFGIKNKNIQVNYPKILSKSRIIVDKIKKGVSFLMKKNGVHVIFGNAQLKKSKKIEIFKNEKSIGEYSASNIVIATGAIPKIDTKFQYDRKKIITYKEALSLSSLPKKMIIIGSGSIGLEFAYFYHSMGTKVTVIEISSKLYPNGDDDISDYLKHSFDKIGIQNYVSSCINKITYNNETYEVIVDVKTPLENIVLKTDIILSAIGVVPNIKYIGLKEIGIQTERGFIVVDENYRTNIDGYYAIGDVINTPSLAHVASHEAINCIENIKGLNCQKINYNNVPKCVYSLPEMASVGYTEKESKEKGFKVKIGKFPFTALGRSISDENTDGFVKVIFDDKYDEWLGCHMIGNHVTDLISEVVVARKLETTSYEILGSIHPHPSLSESIIESIANAYGKAIHL; from the coding sequence ATGCAGCATTTCGATGTTATTATTTTAGGAAGTGGACCTGGAGGCTATGTAGCTTCTATACGGGCAGCACAACTTGGAATGAAAACAGCTATTGTGGAAAAAGAATCAATTGGAGGAATTTGTTTAAATTGGGGCTGTATTCCTACTAAATCGCTTTTAAATAGCGCAAAAATTCTACAATCTATAAAGAAAAATGGAGAATTATTTGGTATAAAAAATAAAAATATTCAAGTAAATTATCCTAAAATTCTTTCTAAAAGCAGAATAATCGTTGATAAAATAAAAAAAGGAGTTTCATTTTTAATGAAAAAAAATGGAGTTCATGTTATTTTTGGAAATGCACAACTCAAAAAAAGTAAGAAAATAGAAATTTTTAAAAATGAAAAAAGCATAGGAGAATATTCCGCCTCAAATATTGTTATTGCTACTGGCGCAATTCCTAAAATTGATACAAAATTTCAATATGACAGAAAAAAAATTATAACATATAAAGAAGCATTGTCCTTATCTTCATTACCAAAAAAAATGATAATTATAGGTTCTGGTTCTATAGGATTAGAATTTGCATATTTTTATCATTCTATGGGGACAAAAGTTACTGTCATAGAAATCTCTTCTAAATTGTATCCCAATGGGGATGATGATATATCTGATTATTTGAAACATTCTTTTGATAAAATAGGAATTCAAAACTATGTGTCTTCCTGTATAAATAAAATTACTTATAATAATGAAACTTATGAAGTTATTGTTGATGTTAAAACCCCGTTGGAAAATATTGTATTAAAAACTGATATTATTCTATCCGCTATAGGAGTGGTTCCTAATATTAAATATATTGGTCTGAAAGAAATAGGAATTCAAACAGAAAGAGGATTTATAGTCGTAGATGAAAATTATCGTACAAATATAGATGGATATTATGCTATAGGAGACGTAATTAATACCCCTTCTTTAGCTCATGTCGCATCGCACGAAGCAATAAATTGTATTGAAAATATAAAAGGTTTAAATTGTCAGAAAATAAATTACAATAATGTTCCAAAATGTGTTTATTCACTTCCTGAAATGGCTTCAGTCGGTTATACAGAAAAAGAGTCTAAAGAAAAAGGATTTAAAGTAAAAATAGGTAAATTTCCTTTTACGGCTCTAGGCAGGTCTATTTCTGATGAAAATACTGATGGTTTTGTAAAAGTAATTTTTGATGATAAATATGATGAATGGTTAGGATGCCATATGATAGGAAATCATGTGACAGATTTAATTTCAGAAGTGGTAGTAGCTAGAAAATTAGAAACAACTAGCTATGAAATTTTGGGGAGTATCCATCCTCATCCTTCATTAAGTGAATCTATTATAGAATCTATAGCTAATGCTTATGGAAAAGCAATTCATTTATAA
- the miaB gene encoding tRNA (N6-isopentenyl adenosine(37)-C2)-methylthiotransferase MiaB, with product MKNKNFYIENYGCQMNISDSDIITSILLNNGFFLSKNLEKSDIILLNACSIREKAEFTLKKRLEQLKFLKKKKRIWIGIIGCFSKTIKNFFIHQKIVDFFVKPDSYREIPNFIYSSMEGKQYFSTVKNNETYADISLINSNKQNHNKITTFLSITRGCNNMCTFCIVPFTRGRERSRDPYSIIKECKRLYQNGYKEITLLGQNVDSYVWEEKNEENKPKKPKNIVEFSKLLDLIAQEVPFMRIRFSTSNPHDMSNEVLKVISKHENICKHIHLPVQSGSNKILKLMNRKYTREKYLLLVKQIKDIIPECSISHDIISGFCNENEEDHQDTINLMNEIKYNYGYMFSYSPRPGTYAYRKLKDNVPEHIKKNRLREIIDLQRNHSFYRMQEHLGKIEEVLIEGVSKKNNQYWYGRNTQNLVVVFPKESLNIGDISYVKIIDTTSATLIGKPYK from the coding sequence ATGAAAAATAAAAATTTTTATATTGAAAATTATGGTTGTCAAATGAACATATCTGATAGTGATATTATTACTTCTATTTTGTTAAATAATGGTTTTTTTTTATCTAAAAATTTAGAGAAGTCCGACATAATATTATTAAACGCTTGTTCTATTCGGGAAAAAGCAGAATTCACTCTAAAAAAAAGACTGGAACAATTAAAATTTCTTAAAAAAAAGAAAAGAATTTGGATTGGAATCATAGGATGTTTTTCAAAAACAATTAAAAATTTTTTTATACACCAAAAAATAGTAGATTTTTTTGTTAAGCCAGATTCTTACAGAGAAATCCCTAATTTTATTTATTCTTCTATGGAGGGGAAACAATATTTTTCCACTGTTAAAAACAATGAAACTTATGCAGATATAAGTTTAATAAATTCAAACAAACAGAATCATAATAAAATAACTACCTTTTTAAGTATAACAAGAGGTTGTAACAATATGTGTACATTTTGTATTGTCCCTTTTACTAGAGGAAGAGAAAGAAGTCGTGATCCATATTCCATAATAAAGGAATGTAAACGTTTATATCAAAATGGTTATAAAGAAATAACACTTTTAGGACAAAATGTAGATTCTTATGTATGGGAAGAAAAAAATGAAGAAAATAAGCCTAAAAAACCTAAAAATATTGTAGAGTTTTCCAAACTTTTGGATCTTATAGCTCAAGAAGTTCCTTTTATGAGAATTAGATTTTCTACATCTAATCCTCATGATATGTCTAATGAAGTGTTAAAAGTAATTTCTAAACATGAAAATATTTGTAAACATATTCATTTACCTGTTCAGTCTGGAAGCAACAAAATATTAAAATTAATGAATAGAAAATATACACGGGAAAAATATCTTCTTTTAGTTAAACAAATCAAAGATATTATACCTGAATGCTCTATATCTCATGATATTATTAGTGGATTCTGTAATGAGAATGAAGAAGATCATCAAGATACCATAAATTTGATGAATGAAATCAAATATAATTATGGTTATATGTTTTCTTATTCTCCAAGACCTGGTACTTATGCTTACAGGAAATTAAAAGACAATGTTCCTGAACATATAAAGAAAAATAGACTCAGAGAGATTATTGATTTACAAAGAAATCATTCCTTTTATAGGATGCAAGAACATTTAGGTAAAATAGAAGAAGTTTTAATAGAAGGAGTATCAAAAAAAAATAATCAATATTGGTATGGAAGAAATACACAAAATTTAGTTGTAGTCTTTCCTAAAGAATCACTAAATATAGGAGATATATCATATGTAAAAATTATAGATACTACATCTGCAACTTTAATAGGAAAACCCTACAAATGA
- the pncB gene encoding nicotinate phosphoribosyltransferase, with product MNNSSIVSSLLDNDFYKFTMQNAVIKLFPLAKAKYEFINRGRHSFPKNFDKILEENLNKMAYLKLSEEERIYLEKNCPYLDSSYLDFLKKYQYNPKEVNIFQKGKNIQMYIEGLWSSTILWEVPLMAIISELYYRLTGAEKISEKKIKYNKRKIKKYKKLKVRIGEYGTRRRYSYKVHKLVLKTLIEEGLPFFMGSSNVHLSHIFSIKPIGTQGHEWIMFHAAKYGLNIADRLAMENWLNIYKGKLGIALSDTYTSPIFFKNFNEKLSNLFKGVRHDSGDPIFFAKETIKHYKKFKINPIRKKIIFSDNLDPCKVASISSFCKNKINAYFGIGTNFTNDVGLPSMNMVIKMVKALPEEKWISVVKLSNVKEKSTGKKNMIFLAKKILHI from the coding sequence ATGAATAATTCTTCTATTGTATCATCCTTATTGGATAATGATTTTTATAAGTTTACAATGCAAAATGCTGTAATTAAATTATTTCCTTTAGCTAAAGCTAAATATGAATTTATAAATAGAGGACGGCATTCTTTTCCTAAAAATTTTGATAAAATTCTGGAAGAAAATTTAAATAAAATGGCTTATTTAAAACTTTCGGAAGAAGAAAGAATTTATTTAGAAAAAAATTGTCCTTATTTAGATTCTTCTTATCTAGATTTTTTAAAAAAATATCAATATAATCCAAAAGAGGTTAATATATTTCAAAAAGGAAAAAATATACAAATGTATATAGAAGGTTTATGGAGCAGTACTATCTTATGGGAAGTTCCTTTGATGGCTATTATATCTGAATTATATTATAGATTAACAGGAGCTGAAAAAATATCAGAAAAAAAAATAAAATATAACAAAAGAAAAATTAAAAAATATAAAAAATTAAAAGTTAGAATTGGAGAATATGGAACAAGAAGAAGATATTCTTATAAAGTCCATAAATTAGTGTTAAAAACATTAATAGAAGAAGGGCTTCCATTTTTCATGGGAAGTAGCAATGTTCATCTTTCTCATATTTTTTCAATAAAACCAATAGGAACACAAGGACATGAATGGATAATGTTTCATGCAGCAAAATATGGTTTAAACATCGCAGATCGCTTGGCTATGGAAAATTGGTTAAATATTTATAAAGGAAAATTAGGGATAGCTTTATCTGATACATATACTTCTCCAATTTTTTTTAAAAATTTTAATGAAAAACTTTCAAACCTTTTTAAAGGAGTGAGACATGATAGCGGAGATCCTATTTTTTTTGCTAAAGAAACTATTAAACATTACAAAAAATTTAAAATAAATCCTATAAGAAAAAAAATTATATTTTCAGATAATCTTGATCCATGTAAAGTTGCTTCTATTTCTTCTTTTTGTAAAAATAAAATAAATGCTTATTTTGGAATAGGAACTAATTTTACTAATGATGTCGGTCTTCCTTCCATGAATATGGTCATAAAAATGGTAAAAGCACTTCCGGAAGAAAAATGGATATCAGTCGTTAAACTTTCTAATGTTAAAGAAAAATCTACAGGAAAAAAAAATATGATTTTTTTAGCTAAAAAAATTCTTCATATATAA